GCTATTGTCTTCGATGACTTCAATTCCAAAGGGAACCGCTTTTCCGGATAACACACTTGAAAATAAGGCTATAAAACTATGATCTGAACTGATCCAATGGGTATGATCCTGTGCTTTATCATCGTAATAAAAGATTCTCGCTACTCCTTTTTTAATATAAAATAAATCGCGGTGAACCTGATCTATATCCATCAATATTTCTCTTTTCTTATAGGTCGTACTATCAAACAAATGAGTGAAATTTTCGATGATCTTAAGGTTCTTTTCACTGATCATTTTTGTATTATTTGTTGAATAAGGTTAAGGACAGCATTCTAACACTCACTCCTTTCACAGGCAAGATAAGTTAATGATTAAAATATGTTTAAAAGTGAGTATTAAGTCTTGATAAAAAGCAGATCTATCAATTCAAAATTTCATTCATCTGCGTTAGAATAACGGGTTTTCCATCGGTGATTAAAATGGTATGTTCGTGTTGCGCCATATAGCCGCCTTTATTTCCTACCATTGTCCAACCGTCTTTCAACTCTACAGCCAGGTTTGAGGAAGTAGAAATAAATGTTTCAATAGCCACTACAGAATTTTTCTTAAAACGTCTGGTGTCAAAACGATTTTTATAATTCAATAATTCATCGGGTTGTTCATGCAAACTTCTTCCAACCCCATGTCCGGCAAGGTTTTTAATCACTTTAAAGCCTCTTTTCTTTGCTTCTGTCTCCATCAAAAACCCAATATCAGCTATTTTCACACCTCCTTTGATCTTATCAATGGCTTTTTGAAGAATATCTTTAGAAGCATCTACGAGTTTCTGATGTTGGTTGATATCTTTACCTATCACAAACGAACCTCCATTATCTGCCCAATATCCGTTCAATTCAGCTGAAACATCAATATTGATCAGATCACCTTCCTTCAAAATCCTTTGATCTGTTGGAATACCATGACAGAATTCGTTATCAACACTGATGCAAGTCCAACCCGGAAATCCATACGTAAGGTAAGGTGCAGATTTAGCGCCAAAATCAGCAAGTATTTTCGCTCCGTATTCATCGAGTTCCTTTGTGGACATACCAGGTTGCGCATATCGCGTCATCTCTTTCAAGGTATAAGCCACTGCTTCACTCACTTTCTGCATTCCGGTTAACTGATCTTCATTGGTAATTGACATGATTTTATTTTTTAATTGAGTATAGATTCCAATACTAAGAAATTTCTATAGCTATTGAAAAGCACAAAGTTAAAGAAAAAAGATTCTTTTATTAAGAAAATATAATGTAAATAGTTATGAATGAAATTCTTGACATTGTCATGATTCTTTTTTTTATTCTTTTCTAAGCAAAATTTTTCGATTTAAGCGACAGCGTAAATCATTTACATTTTGAGACAGGTATAATAAGAAAATGTGCTCAATAAAAAACCATTGTATGATCAGCACTAGCTTTTTATTGAAAGCACGAACATGAGGCTCGCATCACTGCAGTAAGTTATAAAACCGTTTTCCTCATTATTAAAATTATTATTGCAATCGAATAAAGTATCAACAAAAAAGAGCTTATTTTAAAACTTGGATAAAACCAGCTTTTATTTATTGTTCTTACAACTCCAGAATGATGTTTTGTATATTTTAAATAATATTCAATAATTCTATTAGGAGAGCATAGACCTATTATTCCCCATATTAAAATTAATATCATAAAAATAATTGTTAAAACATAAGATATATCCATAATTACTATTTGTTAAATAAATGTATCCGGAGTATAATTATATGAAACTCCAAATTGTGGTGTATAAAATATCAGGCTTGTGACTATTCCATTTCCAAGAGAATATGAAATCTCCAGATGGGTATGAGCATCTTGTACCTGCCAAACAATAACAACTTAAAATCAACTTATGTTCAGTATTCTTAACCAGATCTAAAGATATTCAATTTTATAAGACTTTGTGAACAGATTATTGAAAACACGAGCATGATGCTCGCCTTTACTTTGTATCTATAAAGGAGTGAGACGCTCCTACCAGTCGGGGATAATCACCAATTAATAGCGTAGGTCAAAACTCCCCAAATTATAAATATTATTATAACCACTGAACCAGTTAGAATATCTTTTTTTTCTTCTTTATCAAAATCTACCTGATGTACTAAATTTTGCTTTTTTATACTACATTTATAAATAAATATAAGCCTTATTATGCTACCCACAAGTGCAATCATATTAATATCCAAGCCCATTTAATTGTTCATTTTCCATTGTTTTACTAATTGCAGTTTTTGTAGCTGCCTTAATTCCTATTTTAAGAGCCATATTGGCTGCCGTATTTATCCCTCGTTAGCGCGAGTGTTATTTATCAAAAAATAAGTAATACGCTTAATCTCAGATCAAGTAATCATAACTTATATTACAAAAGCAGGTATGATTTTTCACTGTAAAAATAATTAAAGATAAATACAAAACCCTCACTATGGTGAAGACTTGTTATTTA
This is a stretch of genomic DNA from Chryseobacterium tructae. It encodes these proteins:
- a CDS encoding Crp/Fnr family transcriptional regulator, with translation MISEKNLKIIENFTHLFDSTTYKKREILMDIDQVHRDLFYIKKGVARIFYYDDKAQDHTHWISSDHSFIALFSSVLSGKAVPFGIEVIEDNSEIFRLPYRQLLELKSSNPEIQQFMEDLFAQSLITMGNRLMDQQIKTTDQRYNDFVVAHPDWLQRINLGYIAGYLGMTQQQLSKVRAQQK
- the map gene encoding type I methionyl aminopeptidase, which gives rise to MSITNEDQLTGMQKVSEAVAYTLKEMTRYAQPGMSTKELDEYGAKILADFGAKSAPYLTYGFPGWTCISVDNEFCHGIPTDQRILKEGDLINIDVSAELNGYWADNGGSFVIGKDINQHQKLVDASKDILQKAIDKIKGGVKIADIGFLMETEAKKRGFKVIKNLAGHGVGRSLHEQPDELLNYKNRFDTRRFKKNSVVAIETFISTSSNLAVELKDGWTMVGNKGGYMAQHEHTILITDGKPVILTQMNEILN